A region of Flavobacterium indicum GPTSA100-9 = DSM 17447 DNA encodes the following proteins:
- a CDS encoding DUF6341 family protein codes for MKAFFEAIQFLFEEILFLPMNLFREWELTNWWGANIINWIFIVICCYWTVYWTKQLNLHKKNNEDNQDTTAHSFLK; via the coding sequence ATGAAAGCATTTTTCGAAGCTATACAATTCTTGTTTGAAGAAATATTATTCTTACCAATGAACTTATTCAGAGAGTGGGAATTAACAAACTGGTGGGGTGCTAACATCATCAATTGGATTTTTATTGTTATTTGTTGTTATTGGACTGTTTATTGGACTAAACAGTTAAATTTACACAAAAAGAACAACGAAGATAATCAAGATACTACAGCACATTCTTTCTTGAAATAA
- a CDS encoding glycosyltransferase family 2 protein, which translates to MALISIITPAYNSANYIAQTVYSVQNQTYSNWELIIVDDCSQDRTVEIVANLAANDTRIKLIQLAVNSGSGVARNTALNEASGNYIAFLDADDLWKPTKLQEQLHFMKTHDLPLTFSFYELMDENANPLNEVITTPLQISYNQLYYCNWVGNLTGIYSVDYFGKIPISSFKKRQDWMLWLTLVKQVGKVIPTPENLAYYRVRKDSISASKWKLIKYNYLVYKEYHQQGALKAGFDLIRFLFTQMVIKPKYKIQNYTKL; encoded by the coding sequence ATGGCTTTGATTTCTATTATAACTCCTGCTTACAATTCAGCAAATTACATTGCTCAAACAGTTTATTCGGTTCAAAACCAAACGTATTCGAATTGGGAACTTATTATTGTTGATGATTGTTCACAAGATCGTACTGTTGAGATTGTTGCCAATTTGGCTGCAAATGATACCAGAATTAAACTTATTCAATTAGCCGTTAATAGTGGGAGTGGTGTGGCTAGAAATACAGCATTAAATGAGGCTTCGGGCAACTATATTGCTTTTTTAGACGCGGATGATTTGTGGAAGCCAACCAAACTTCAGGAGCAACTTCATTTTATGAAGACACACGATTTACCATTAACTTTTTCTTTTTACGAATTAATGGACGAAAATGCTAATCCGCTTAATGAAGTAATTACTACTCCTTTACAAATTTCCTATAATCAATTATATTATTGTAATTGGGTGGGTAATTTAACGGGAATATATTCGGTAGATTATTTTGGAAAAATACCCATTTCTTCTTTTAAAAAAAGACAAGATTGGATGTTGTGGCTTACTTTAGTGAAACAAGTGGGAAAAGTAATTCCAACACCAGAAAATTTAGCCTATTATCGTGTTCGAAAAGATTCTATTTCGGCTTCAAAATGGAAATTAATTAAATATAATTATTTGGTTTACAAAGAATACCACCAACAAGGTGCTTTAAAAGCAGGTTTCGATTTAATCCGATTTTTATTTACCCAAATGGTTATTAAACCAAAATATAAAATTCAAAATTACACAAAACTTTGA
- a CDS encoding DUF6427 family protein, whose product MLASLFSKTRPFNYVLTGFFVVISFFIYQFTRDKDFFETQTLLKESAIFVLIIASFILVNFISLRNALTKNDNYAILLFLIFVLMFPSILDNWQIVLSNFFLLLALRRLISLRTLNSPKEKIFDASFWIFLSALFHFWSIAYIILVFISIIFHSGKDYKNWLIPFISLFCVWILHIFFSLFFFGKYELNFQEMIQVSFDFTSHKTTFENMALASYVSISVLFFASQIFDYQNKPLNMQSSYKQVYFSFLLAIGIYALSMDKTNDMLIYSFAPLAILGANMFEKLDNNNFKETSLYILFAVGITLFVLQL is encoded by the coding sequence ATGTTAGCAAGTCTTTTTAGTAAAACTCGTCCATTTAATTACGTTTTAACTGGATTTTTTGTTGTAATTTCTTTTTTTATTTATCAATTTACAAGAGATAAAGATTTTTTTGAAACACAAACGTTACTAAAAGAATCTGCTATTTTTGTTTTAATAATTGCTTCTTTTATTTTAGTTAACTTTATTTCTCTTAGAAATGCATTAACAAAGAATGATAATTATGCTATTTTATTGTTTCTAATATTTGTATTAATGTTTCCAAGTATTTTGGATAATTGGCAAATAGTATTATCCAATTTTTTCTTGTTACTTGCTTTAAGAAGGTTAATTTCATTGCGAACACTGAATTCTCCAAAAGAAAAAATCTTTGATGCTTCTTTTTGGATTTTCCTATCTGCTTTATTTCATTTTTGGAGTATTGCTTATATTATTTTAGTTTTTATTTCAATAATATTTCACTCGGGTAAAGATTATAAAAACTGGTTAATTCCTTTTATTTCATTGTTTTGTGTTTGGATACTTCATATTTTTTTCAGTTTGTTTTTCTTTGGAAAATATGAATTGAATTTTCAAGAAATGATTCAAGTTAGTTTTGACTTCACCAGTCACAAAACAACTTTTGAGAATATGGCACTAGCGTCTTATGTGTCAATATCGGTTTTGTTTTTTGCTTCTCAAATTTTTGATTACCAGAACAAACCTTTAAACATGCAATCTTCTTATAAACAAGTATATTTTTCTTTTTTATTAGCTATTGGAATCTATGCTTTATCTATGGATAAAACAAATGATATGCTTATTTATTCATTTGCACCATTGGCCATTTTAGGGGCAAATATGTTTGAAAAATTAGACAACAACAATTTTAAAGAAACCTCGCTTTATATTTTATTTGCTGTAGGAATTACGCTGTTTGTATTACAATTATAA
- a CDS encoding ferredoxin--NADP reductase yields the protein MMNFYKLKIQEVKRETPSAVSILFHVPDELKTFYQFTAGQYVTLKLTLDGKEVRRAYSICTAPKSGELRIAVKEVAQGYFSKFANQKLTAGDLLEVSVPEGKFTFEPHVDAQKSYAAFAAGSGITPVISIAKTVLLEEPKSTFVLVYGNKKPEETIFHDELAHLQQQFLGRFFVHFVYSQTNIPNELFGRIDKSVVNNVIKNKHADKAFSKFYLCGPEEMITTVSSVLKENNVADKDIKFELFGTSSSKEESSTNAVSDGHTQITILVDSDETTFEMSQKQTILEAALKHGLDVPYSCQGGICSSCICKVTEGNVTMKKNQILTDEEIADGLTLSCQAVPTSATIKVDFDNL from the coding sequence ATTATGAACTTTTATAAATTAAAAATACAAGAAGTAAAAAGAGAAACACCAAGTGCTGTTTCAATCCTTTTTCACGTCCCAGATGAATTGAAAACCTTTTATCAATTTACAGCGGGGCAGTACGTTACCTTAAAACTTACATTAGACGGAAAAGAAGTTAGAAGAGCGTATTCTATTTGCACTGCTCCTAAAAGTGGCGAATTAAGAATCGCGGTTAAAGAAGTAGCTCAAGGTTATTTTTCAAAATTTGCAAATCAAAAACTAACCGCTGGCGATTTATTAGAGGTAAGTGTACCTGAAGGTAAATTTACTTTTGAACCTCATGTAGATGCTCAAAAATCTTATGCGGCTTTTGCGGCCGGAAGTGGAATTACACCTGTTATTTCAATTGCAAAAACCGTATTACTAGAAGAACCCAAAAGCACTTTCGTATTGGTATATGGTAATAAAAAACCAGAAGAAACCATATTTCATGACGAATTAGCACACTTACAACAACAGTTTTTAGGTCGCTTTTTTGTTCACTTTGTTTACAGTCAAACGAACATTCCAAACGAATTATTTGGAAGAATTGATAAATCAGTTGTAAATAATGTGATTAAAAACAAACACGCGGATAAAGCTTTCAGTAAGTTTTACTTATGTGGCCCTGAAGAAATGATTACTACTGTTTCTTCTGTTTTAAAAGAAAACAATGTAGCGGACAAAGACATTAAATTTGAATTGTTTGGCACCTCCTCTTCAAAAGAAGAAAGTTCTACTAATGCAGTTTCTGATGGCCATACTCAAATTACAATTTTAGTGGATAGTGACGAAACAACTTTTGAAATGAGTCAGAAACAAACCATTTTAGAAGCGGCATTAAAACACGGATTAGATGTTCCTTATTCTTGCCAAGGTGGAATTTGCAGCAGTTGTATTTGTAAAGTTACCGAAGGAAATGTAACTATGAAGAAAAACCAAATATTAACAGATGAAGAAATTGCCGATGGATTAACCCTTTCTTGTCAGGCAGTACCCACATCCGCAACAATAAAAGTCGATTTTGACAATTTATAA
- a CDS encoding undecaprenyl-phosphate glucose phosphotransferase codes for MKRKTGRYSGYIGPIQTVLDLLILNLLILVCMRPAMSNFGYHTIVSTFWLAISYYSGFYEVYRYTKETQILGKLIKQFFFISLVTFAYVGYKYKYVTTHEVWNYIFVCFAAVAFLKFSIFYLLRKYRLFYGGNLRKVVIIGNGKSVEELEFFFNDNPDYGYNLLKIFDLKSNKKQGLEEAFNFVLENKVDEMYGALNTLSNNDVEDLINFADNNLKTIKLLPDSKNTLLRNLAVEYYGYIPIISLRTIPLEKEINKRFKRIFDIGFSLLIIVLLLSWLTPILAILIKLDSKGPVFFKQKRNGLNYEEFMCYKFRSMRLNPIADLEQVQKNDPRITRLGRFLRKSSIDELPQFFNVLLGEMSVVGPRPHMVSHTEMYAKSVDKFMVRHFIKPGITGLAQINGYRGEVETDKDIVNRVRFDIFYLENWTILLDLKIIFKTVVNAIKGEEKAY; via the coding sequence TTGAAAAGAAAAACAGGCAGATATTCAGGTTATATTGGACCAATACAAACCGTATTAGATTTACTTATACTAAATCTTTTAATATTAGTTTGTATGAGACCAGCTATGAGTAACTTTGGTTATCATACCATTGTTTCTACTTTTTGGTTGGCAATATCTTATTATTCTGGATTTTATGAAGTTTATCGTTATACTAAAGAAACTCAAATTTTAGGAAAATTAATTAAACAATTTTTCTTTATTAGTTTAGTGACTTTTGCCTACGTAGGCTACAAGTATAAATATGTTACAACCCATGAAGTTTGGAATTATATATTTGTTTGTTTTGCAGCTGTAGCCTTTTTAAAATTTTCAATTTTCTATCTTTTAAGGAAATACCGCCTTTTTTACGGAGGTAATCTTCGAAAAGTAGTTATCATAGGTAACGGGAAAAGTGTTGAAGAACTTGAGTTCTTTTTTAATGATAATCCTGATTATGGCTATAATCTTTTAAAAATATTCGATTTAAAAAGTAATAAAAAGCAAGGTTTAGAAGAAGCGTTCAACTTTGTATTAGAAAACAAAGTAGATGAAATGTATGGAGCATTAAATACATTGAGCAATAATGATGTGGAGGATCTTATTAATTTTGCCGATAATAATTTAAAAACCATAAAACTTTTACCCGATAGCAAAAACACATTACTTAGAAATTTAGCGGTGGAGTATTATGGATATATTCCAATAATTTCGTTAAGAACTATACCGCTAGAAAAAGAGATTAATAAAAGATTTAAAAGAATTTTTGATATCGGATTTTCGCTATTAATAATTGTATTACTTCTTTCTTGGCTTACGCCTATTTTAGCAATTCTTATAAAATTGGATTCTAAAGGACCTGTTTTTTTTAAACAAAAAAGAAACGGATTAAATTATGAAGAATTCATGTGTTATAAATTTAGATCTATGCGATTAAATCCAATTGCCGATTTAGAACAAGTGCAAAAAAACGACCCTAGAATTACTAGATTGGGCAGATTTTTACGAAAATCAAGTATAGATGAATTGCCTCAATTTTTCAATGTGTTACTTGGCGAAATGTCTGTTGTTGGACCAAGACCACACATGGTTAGCCATACAGAAATGTATGCCAAAAGTGTAGATAAATTTATGGTTCGCCATTTTATTAAACCAGGTATAACAGGATTGGCTCAAATTAACGGATATAGAGGTGAAGTTGAAACGGATAAAGATATAGTTAATCGTGTGCGTTTTGATATTTTTTATTTAGAAAATTGGACAATTCTTCTAGATTTAAAAATTATTTTTAAAACAGTTGTAAATGCCATTAAAGGCGAAGAAAAGGCATACTAA
- the upp gene encoding uracil phosphoribosyltransferase has product MHIHYISEQNSILNHFLAQIRDIHIQKDSMRFRKNIERIGEIMAYELSKTLEYRAIDVQTPLGIKHTTTIAEPVVLCSILRAGLALHQGFMNFFDNAENGFVSAYRHHYDNDDKFDILVEYQAAPSFEGKNLILIDPMLATGQSIVAVLHKLHLEQKPKEIHIAVVIATPEGIDYLQKNLPENCHLWVAALDDRLNEKNYILPGLGDAGDLAYGSKL; this is encoded by the coding sequence ATGCACATTCATTATATTTCAGAACAAAACAGTATTCTCAATCATTTTTTAGCTCAAATTCGCGATATTCACATCCAAAAAGACAGTATGCGCTTTCGAAAAAACATCGAAAGAATTGGTGAAATTATGGCTTACGAATTAAGCAAAACTTTAGAATATAGAGCTATAGATGTGCAAACCCCGTTGGGAATTAAACACACTACTACTATTGCAGAACCTGTTGTTTTATGTTCCATTCTAAGAGCTGGTTTAGCCTTACATCAAGGGTTTATGAACTTTTTTGATAATGCAGAAAACGGATTTGTGTCTGCTTATAGACATCATTATGATAACGATGATAAATTTGATATTTTAGTAGAATACCAAGCAGCCCCATCCTTTGAAGGTAAAAATTTAATTTTAATTGACCCCATGTTAGCAACAGGTCAATCTATAGTGGCTGTTTTACATAAATTACATTTAGAACAAAAACCAAAGGAAATTCATATTGCCGTTGTTATTGCAACTCCAGAAGGAATTGATTATTTACAAAAAAACCTGCCTGAAAACTGCCATTTATGGGTTGCAGCATTAGATGATCGATTAAATGAAAAAAACTACATTCTACCTGGATTAGGAGATGCGGGTGATTTAGCCTATGGAAGCAAATTATAA
- a CDS encoding DUF4254 domain-containing protein, translating into MFAEFAFPIFEQSIKDYHVINDVYQPVLNPFEKGSIEYLLYAKNWVDTVQWHYEDIVRDPNIDPVAALDLKRKIDASNQVRTDMVEYIDSYFLDKYKEVQVKPNAKINTESPAWAIDRLSILALKIYHMNEEATREEASAEHRAKCQEKLNVLLEQKNDMFISISELLTDIANGDKYMKVYKQMKMYNDEELNPVLYQNKK; encoded by the coding sequence ATGTTCGCTGAATTTGCTTTCCCAATTTTTGAACAAAGTATCAAAGACTATCATGTTATAAATGATGTGTACCAACCGGTGTTAAATCCTTTTGAAAAAGGAAGTATTGAATATTTATTATATGCAAAGAACTGGGTTGACACGGTTCAGTGGCATTATGAAGATATTGTACGTGATCCTAATATTGATCCTGTTGCAGCACTAGATTTAAAACGTAAGATAGACGCTTCTAATCAGGTTCGTACAGATATGGTGGAATATATTGACAGCTATTTTTTAGATAAATATAAAGAGGTTCAAGTAAAACCTAATGCTAAAATTAATACCGAAAGTCCTGCTTGGGCTATTGATCGTTTGTCAATTTTAGCTTTGAAAATTTACCACATGAATGAAGAGGCGACTCGTGAAGAAGCATCAGCAGAACATCGTGCAAAATGTCAAGAAAAATTAAATGTACTATTAGAACAAAAGAACGACATGTTTATCTCAATTAGCGAATTGTTAACGGATATTGCTAATGGCGACAAATACATGAAAGTGTACAAACAAATGAAAATGTATAACGATGAGGAGTTAAATCCTGTGTTGTATCAGAATAAAAAATAA
- a CDS encoding helix-turn-helix domain-containing protein — translation MTLLIPVLIAFILAMFFLLIPKSNGNTGTKILGFYFLNWTLAIASFFLSTEKLNGIPTGLSELLMLFFFVFILAVPPLLYLYILFLAKTTFNNGIKHFVLAILLLLINVFSFIYMNTKKNLFMKELAEDLLTYSNYLALLFVFPLLNLYYIYRSYSVYRRYKEEYKLDTTYKIQPSQIQYFILGYVLFFLLMVLTLLGLVPKFLKVSFELYSSIYFIYVAYINRTQVQLKNKEQNFHNEIKDSTQFDALFNDLDQKLSSYIVDEKPYLNASLSLNELAKKIGTNEKYLSIFINTRYGVNFATFINSYRLEEAKKMLLSNDFKQYTIESIANKSGFNSKSSFNSLFKKQVGMTPTDFKNTKGA, via the coding sequence ATGACTTTATTAATACCTGTATTAATTGCTTTTATTTTGGCGATGTTTTTCTTATTGATACCCAAAAGCAATGGAAATACAGGGACAAAAATTTTAGGGTTTTATTTTTTAAATTGGACCTTAGCAATTGCTTCTTTTTTTCTGTCAACTGAAAAATTAAATGGTATTCCAACAGGTTTATCAGAGTTGTTGATGTTGTTTTTCTTTGTTTTTATACTTGCCGTACCACCACTGTTGTATTTATACATTTTGTTTTTAGCTAAAACAACCTTTAATAATGGTATCAAACATTTTGTTTTAGCAATTCTTCTTCTTTTAATCAATGTATTTTCTTTTATATACATGAATACAAAGAAGAATTTGTTTATGAAAGAACTAGCAGAAGATTTATTGACGTATTCAAATTATCTTGCCCTTTTGTTTGTTTTTCCATTGCTAAATTTATATTATATCTACAGGTCTTACTCTGTTTATAGAAGATATAAGGAAGAATATAAATTGGATACTACGTATAAGATACAACCATCGCAGATTCAATATTTTATTTTAGGATATGTTTTGTTTTTTCTTTTAATGGTACTAACACTTTTAGGTTTAGTTCCAAAATTTTTAAAAGTATCATTTGAACTCTATTCTTCCATTTATTTTATCTATGTGGCGTATATTAATCGTACACAAGTACAATTGAAAAACAAAGAGCAAAATTTTCATAATGAAATTAAAGATTCAACCCAATTTGATGCACTATTTAACGATTTAGATCAAAAATTATCCTCTTACATTGTTGATGAAAAGCCTTATTTAAATGCTTCATTGTCATTAAATGAACTGGCTAAAAAAATTGGAACCAATGAAAAATATTTATCTATTTTTATAAATACAAGATACGGTGTTAATTTTGCAACATTTATAAATTCATACAGATTAGAAGAAGCAAAAAAAATGTTGCTTTCAAATGATTTTAAACAATATACAATAGAGTCTATCGCTAATAAATCTGGGTTTAATTCGAAATCTTCATTTAATAGTTTGTTTAAAAAACAGGTTGGTATGACTCCAACGGATTTTAAAAATACAAAAGGAGCTTAA
- a CDS encoding glycosyltransferase family 9 protein yields MQKTKHIAVIRLSAMGDVAMIVPVLRALVLQYPDVKITVVSRPFFQPFFDGIPNVNFFGVDLKERHKGFLGLLRLFSDLRKLNIDAVADLHNVLRSKVVRSLFTISGKKVAATDKGRKDKRELTKLAVKTISPTKSMFQRHVETFEQLGFSIDLTKAQFPEKALLSEEIIAITGIKNLKWIGIAPFAQYESKVYPLDLMQKVIDGLAHNKENKIFLFGGGEKEIQLLNQLQNQNENVIVLAGKLKFKQELEVISNLDLMLSMDSGNAHIAAMLGIKVITLWGATHPYAGFQPFHQPDDFCITSDRERYPFLPTSVYGNKKVEGYEDVMRTILPTTVINKIQKELN; encoded by the coding sequence ATGCAAAAAACAAAACATATCGCCGTAATTCGTTTATCCGCTATGGGTGATGTCGCGATGATAGTTCCTGTGTTGAGGGCCTTGGTTTTACAATACCCAGATGTAAAAATTACAGTGGTTTCTCGACCTTTTTTTCAGCCTTTTTTTGACGGAATTCCGAATGTGAATTTCTTTGGTGTGGATTTGAAAGAACGACACAAAGGATTCTTAGGTTTATTACGTTTGTTTTCTGATTTGCGAAAACTGAATATTGATGCGGTTGCCGATTTACATAATGTACTTCGTTCTAAAGTGGTCCGATCATTATTTACAATTAGCGGGAAAAAAGTAGCAGCTACAGATAAAGGTAGAAAAGACAAAAGAGAATTAACAAAGTTAGCAGTAAAGACTATTTCTCCAACAAAATCCATGTTTCAAAGACATGTTGAAACGTTTGAACAATTAGGTTTTTCAATTGATTTAACGAAAGCTCAATTCCCAGAAAAAGCACTTTTATCAGAAGAAATCATTGCTATAACCGGAATAAAAAATCTAAAATGGATTGGCATAGCGCCCTTTGCACAGTATGAAAGTAAAGTGTATCCGTTAGATTTAATGCAAAAAGTTATTGATGGATTAGCACATAATAAAGAGAACAAAATATTCTTATTTGGCGGAGGAGAAAAAGAAATTCAGCTGTTGAATCAATTGCAAAATCAAAACGAAAATGTAATTGTTTTGGCTGGAAAACTAAAATTCAAACAAGAGTTAGAAGTGATTTCTAATTTAGACTTGATGCTTTCAATGGATTCTGGAAATGCTCATATTGCCGCGATGTTGGGTATTAAAGTCATTACACTTTGGGGAGCCACACATCCTTATGCTGGTTTTCAACCATTTCATCAACCGGATGACTTTTGTATCACTTCAGACAGAGAACGCTATCCGTTTTTGCCAACTTCCGTTTACGGAAATAAAAAAGTGGAAGGGTATGAAGATGTGATGCGAACCATTTTACCAACAACAGTTATTAATAAAATACAAAAGGAGCTTAATTAG
- the purD gene encoding phosphoribosylamine--glycine ligase — MNILLLGSGGREHAFAWKITQSSQCTQLFVAPGNAGTQQIAKNVAINPNDFEAVKTFVLQENIKMVVVGPEDPLVNGVYDFFKNDAELSSIPVIGPSKYGAQLEGSKEFAKQFLVKNTIPTAKYQSFTAETVNEGFAFLETLQPPFVLKADGLAAGKGVLILNDLQEAKEELKNMLVEAKFGAASAKVVIEEFLDGIELSCFVLTDGKSYKILPTAKDYKRIGEGDQGLNTGGMGAISPVPFVDADFMQKIEERIVIPTVNGLKNDNIEYKGFVFIGLIKVGNDPFVIEYNVRMGDPETEVVLPRIKSDLVALFQAVANEELEAFTFELDERTAATVMVVAGGYPEDYTKGDVITGFENVEDSIVFHAGTKLENNQVVTNGGRVLAVTSYGNDFKEATKKSYQNIEKLNFDKMYYRKDIGFDL, encoded by the coding sequence ATGAATATTTTACTTTTAGGTTCAGGCGGAAGAGAACATGCTTTTGCATGGAAAATTACTCAAAGTTCTCAATGCACGCAATTATTTGTAGCGCCAGGTAATGCAGGAACTCAGCAAATAGCGAAAAATGTAGCTATTAATCCTAATGATTTTGAAGCGGTTAAAACATTTGTTTTACAAGAAAACATAAAAATGGTGGTAGTAGGACCAGAAGATCCCTTGGTTAATGGTGTTTATGATTTCTTTAAAAACGATGCAGAATTATCGTCTATACCAGTAATTGGACCTTCAAAATACGGGGCACAATTAGAAGGAAGTAAAGAATTTGCGAAACAATTTTTAGTTAAAAATACTATTCCAACGGCTAAATATCAAAGTTTTACAGCGGAAACTGTAAATGAAGGATTTGCTTTTTTAGAAACATTACAACCTCCATTTGTGTTGAAAGCGGATGGTTTAGCTGCTGGTAAAGGTGTTTTAATCCTTAACGATCTTCAAGAAGCTAAAGAGGAATTGAAAAATATGTTAGTGGAGGCTAAATTTGGTGCAGCAAGTGCCAAAGTTGTGATTGAAGAGTTTTTAGATGGAATTGAATTAAGTTGCTTCGTTTTAACCGATGGTAAAAGCTACAAAATTCTCCCTACAGCAAAAGATTATAAAAGGATTGGAGAAGGAGACCAAGGTTTAAACACAGGAGGAATGGGAGCTATTTCACCCGTACCTTTTGTTGATGCTGATTTCATGCAAAAAATTGAGGAAAGAATTGTGATTCCAACTGTAAATGGATTAAAAAATGACAATATTGAATACAAAGGTTTTGTTTTTATTGGCTTAATAAAAGTTGGAAACGATCCGTTTGTAATTGAGTACAATGTAAGAATGGGTGACCCTGAAACGGAAGTTGTATTGCCAAGAATTAAAAGTGATTTAGTAGCATTATTTCAAGCGGTAGCTAATGAAGAGTTGGAAGCCTTTACTTTTGAATTAGACGAAAGAACCGCTGCTACTGTAATGGTGGTTGCTGGCGGCTATCCAGAAGATTATACTAAAGGCGATGTAATTACAGGTTTTGAAAATGTAGAAGATTCTATTGTTTTTCATGCTGGAACAAAATTAGAAAACAATCAAGTTGTAACTAATGGGGGTAGAGTACTTGCCGTTACTTCTTATGGAAATGACTTTAAAGAGGCCACAAAAAAATCTTATCAAAATATAGAAAAACTAAATTTCGATAAGATGTATTATAGAAAAGATATAGGATTTGATTTATAA
- a CDS encoding phenylacetate--CoA ligase family protein, whose protein sequence is MLKLFDLSLWINGFPMKKAKVEFEKNLQIPANDYQKFIENKRKEIVDFHIKNNPFYTNLVKGIDISNWEALPVLTKKELQKPLVERLSNGFEKNIYINKTSGSSGDPFVFAKDKFSHALTWYSNIYRFGWFGVDFNSSFQARFYGIPLDKFGYYKERLKDFLAHRYRFPIFDLSDEVLEKVLHHFYKKRFDYINGYTSSVVLFAKFLQSKNIVLKSICPSLKVCMVTSEMLFEDDKEILEKWLGVPIVNEYGASELDLIAFQNPNGEWQVNAETLFVEILDENNQAVPNGVEGKVVITSLYNTAHPFIRYEIGDVGVLDEKSTWKKPILKKLIGRTNDVALLPSGKKSPGLTFYYVTKSIIQDDGNVKEFIVKQTSIATFEIDYVSEKELTPQQIKAIEIAIATYLEPGLHFTYNRKLVLERTKRGKLKQFQSFV, encoded by the coding sequence GTGTTAAAACTATTTGATTTGTCTTTGTGGATTAATGGCTTTCCCATGAAAAAAGCCAAAGTTGAATTTGAAAAAAACCTTCAAATTCCAGCTAATGACTATCAAAAATTCATTGAAAACAAACGAAAAGAAATAGTTGATTTTCATATTAAAAACAATCCTTTTTATACCAATCTTGTTAAAGGAATTGATATTTCTAATTGGGAAGCACTTCCTGTTTTAACCAAAAAAGAGTTGCAAAAACCGTTAGTGGAACGTCTTTCTAATGGCTTTGAAAAAAATATTTACATCAATAAAACATCTGGCTCTAGTGGTGATCCGTTTGTGTTTGCTAAAGATAAATTTTCCCATGCTTTAACTTGGTATTCCAATATTTACCGATTTGGTTGGTTTGGAGTAGATTTTAATTCCTCGTTTCAAGCCCGATTTTATGGTATTCCACTGGATAAATTTGGTTACTATAAAGAACGACTTAAAGATTTTTTAGCTCATCGATACCGATTTCCTATTTTCGATTTATCTGATGAAGTGTTAGAAAAAGTATTGCATCATTTTTATAAAAAGAGGTTTGATTACATTAATGGTTATACGAGTTCGGTCGTTTTATTTGCCAAGTTTTTACAATCAAAAAACATCGTCTTAAAATCGATTTGTCCGAGCTTAAAAGTGTGCATGGTTACTTCAGAAATGTTGTTTGAGGACGACAAAGAAATTCTTGAAAAATGGCTGGGAGTTCCAATTGTAAATGAGTATGGTGCCTCTGAACTGGATTTAATTGCATTTCAAAATCCGAATGGGGAATGGCAAGTGAATGCCGAAACCTTGTTTGTAGAAATATTGGATGAAAACAATCAAGCCGTCCCCAATGGTGTTGAAGGAAAAGTGGTAATTACTTCATTGTACAATACAGCCCATCCGTTTATTCGTTACGAAATTGGAGATGTAGGTGTTTTAGATGAAAAAAGCACTTGGAAAAAACCAATTTTAAAGAAACTGATTGGAAGAACTAACGATGTGGCACTCTTACCAAGTGGAAAAAAATCACCTGGATTGACTTTTTATTATGTGACCAAGAGTATTATTCAAGACGATGGAAATGTAAAAGAATTTATTGTAAAACAAACCAGCATTGCTACATTTGAAATTGATTATGTTAGCGAAAAAGAATTAACTCCGCAACAAATAAAAGCTATTGAAATTGCAATTGCTACTTATTTAGAACCTGGTTTGCATTTTACTTATAACCGTAAACTTGTATTAGAACGCACAAAAAGAGGGAAACTAAAACAGTTTCAAAGTTTTGTGTAA